The genomic region CGCTAATTGTACTGCTTTACACTGGAGTACACGCATTCACTGAAGGTTTGGTCCTGTTTTCTTCGTCTGTTTGCCCCGTTTACACTTAAAGCAGCATAATGGAGGCTGTCTGCATCTTGGTAACCCTGTTGACAACATATATAAAGTTTTTCACAATGTGGTTCTTTAACAAGACAATTCATTGTTTGTACTATTAAAAGTTCAGCTAAAGAGATAATATTCACCTCTGTACTTGTGGAGGCAGCTGAAACTCTTGCTTGACACTCTGGTTGTGAAACAGAAAAGGTTATTTTACTCCGAAGCCAGGTTCAGGGAATTCAAACAATCAATTAACAATATCAATTACCTGTACATTGGCAGTTGGGTCTTTTGCCTATCTTAAATGCCAAGATTGCGAGTATAACACATAGGATGATGGTGATTGCCAAAGCTCCACTCAAGAAATACACCAAGACAAAAGAGACATCTGCAAATCAAGACATTAGgatacattttacttttctacTTTTTGAACTGTTTAATTTTGTCTTCTCTCTTcatggaaaaaatgtgtttactgaCACTATTtatctgatttttaaaaagtacttaCGCTCAACATCCAGCTTGGTCCCATTTCCAAACAGTATCTGTCCACATGAGGCGACAGCACAGTAGTAGGTCCCAGCATGAGAAAGATTCAGACTCTTTATCGGTAAATTGTAGACACAAGTGTTTGTCTGGGTGCTGGTGTTCCTCTGACACTGATCATTCCTGCctccatgtgtgtaaatgagtcctGGATGAGATTCTTCAGAGTATTTGAACCAGTAAACACTGTGTTCTCCATCATCACAGGTCCCAGcatgtacagacacacagttcagagtcacagagcctCCTGGCTGGATGCTTTCAGACGTCGACTGATGAACCCAAGTTTGGGTGTTCAAACCTGAACCCTTTACATTGACAGTAGTTCCCTTTGCAAATTCTAACACCAATGAATAACCACTTGCGCAGTAGTAAGTAGCTGAGTCAGAAATGTGTAAATCTGAGATCATTAAATGATTCCTACCGATGTTAGTTTCTAACGTGAAGCGTGGATCGTTCTTGAATTCATCATAAAAAGTGCCATTTTTATCAAACTTAGAGGTGATAGAGATGGACCTTGGCTTCTGTCCCATTGTTTGCTTATACCAATAATACCTTGCAGCATCACTGGtaaagaaacatttcaaaatcaGGTTGTCGCCAACAGTAGCTGATATAAAGCCACTCTCCTGATGGACAGTTGTGGACTGCATCAAATTAGCCACTTGAGCTGAAGTGAAATTAGAGACAAAGTAAATACACAATTAATTTAATGTGACAGAAATGAAATCATAATCAGTAATACTAGTTCTTCCATAAGGACTGactacattaaaacaaaactgatTTTATAAAAATGCAACTCACCTATTTTTCCCATGAACAAACATGTCAGACAGAAAGCAAACGCTGGAGATGTAACCATGTTGAAATTGTTGTGTTGAATGAACAGGACCTTTATACATTCCCCACTCTTTAGAGACAAGATTGTGTTTGATTGGCCAACCAGGCAGCACAGATCATCACATGCTCACTTCCACCTACTGTATGGtgtgatatttttttccttAAGAAGTAAACACATGGGGAGAAGTGTCTGAAGCACACAGACTCCTCACGGTGCCTTTACCTCTGCTTTTCTCAATAGAATCATCACCATGTTATTTGTGGTACATAGATAATCTAggtttttaagaaaataaatactcCTAATTCCTATCATTTTAGCACTTTATCCATGGTTGAGAAGTGTATGACCATACCCAAGATACACAAAAAAGGCATTGTTTCTGTCTGCATTCTCtggatgatttttttctgtctggcTTCAAATTCATTTCTGTTCCTCAGTGAACAGGCTTCATATTcttgttattgtattgtataggATCAGTTAACATTATCACACTGAAAATGTGTTCTATAttgtttatatatacatatttgtgCCTTTTGATGTCTTGTGTTAGACATAGGGTTGCAagattccgggaattttcaaacttggaaactttccatgggaattaacgggaattaaggtgaattaacgggaataaaccgggaatttactaaactgaaggtatgttcttattagggaaatTAAATATagttatgtaaaataatattttagcataatcctgactaaaagaaccagatatcatgcagtacagttgaatatctatgccattacatgctcacatagcacactgtttactgcagggctactgagaccacgccccctacatgcactgtgcattcctccatcacatgcacagatgatttctacaattctggaccacacttttgagcccagagctaTGAGtgtatatttagccttatggtggaaaaaataaaactggtcaaaaccaaataaaccacaatttatacagtaaatatcactttaacctgcaggagtggaactttgatgttactagttatataatttgcacctaagtaaataacaataactaatagttttaaaaacatcttgtatattttggattttatgagttgtatctccaccaggatacactGGACACATCCCCGTCAGGGATGTGTACAGTAGCTTCACAGatatattttttcagagttgtgtgtgaaaccattaagaataataacatttagttgttttttatattaaattataaataattttataattaacaaaattccccagcttaacttcccatggaaatttaccggacattttccacccctttgcaaccctagttaGACATACAGTCAATGATGCCGAAAGCATCggaaaactacattttaaaacttaACTGTAATGTATTTTGCACTCACAATGTGCTGCATATTCATAACCAACTAGAGACCTCAGTGATAGCATTTTTCACTAGGATTCAgcttcatcttttcttccttttatggAAAACAGTAATAACAGTCACATTTGATTGTATTCCATGTCAAAACGACAaccagtattattattattatatcatattatgttccttgttttagtttttgtcaAGTTTCAATATTAGACATTGTACTATAATCAAATATAACTTCCACTGTTTTTGGATGTTTAAACGATCTCCATCTTGATGAGCATCTATGTAAAAGCGCATACATCTCTACATCCTGCTGAAAACCACAAACACAGGTGCAATTAACAATATACAATGCAAAAAGCATGACGGTCAAGGTTGACAGGTCTCAGTGTAGTGACTGCCTCATATCTGTGTTCACACCAGgaacaaaactaaaacaatacTAAACTAGGAAACTAGGATATCCTCTCGTTTGCTGCATTTTAGACTAGAGTCAGTTTTATGTTGTCAAGCAATACTAAAGGCTGTCTTATTAGCATCATATTAGCTGGCAGCCTAGTCACCTGCACCACCAAGAGTCACATGGTTCACATTCAAAAAGTGTTTCAGTTCACCAGTTTTTATTAGcattttcaattttaaaaaatctattaaaaaaacaacacacaaaacacacacacacacacacacacacacacacacacacactgttttttacACTTGGCTAAGGTGTAAGACCTAACCCCAtcgacagtaaaaaaaaaataatggatgTAGCTAGACTTCTATACAATCTGACTTCTTCATGGAGCCAGTGTAGTCACCCACTGCTCGCCACTAGGAGTAAATTAGGTTTAAGgcacttctgcattggcttcacttttcagattTGGAGCTTGCTGCTTGATCAAGGACCAGGTAAACTGTTACATACACAAGATAGAGTGTGTAAATAAGCAGCTTTCCCAAATGTATTCCACTTTTTGTTTGGAATGCTCAATTCCTGTCCACTGCAGTACTTGTCAGTGTTACTTGTGTTGGTTTCAACAGGGTGAGGACAGTCATGTGCGTCTTTTGATAAACATTGGTTTTCAGCTGCTTCTTTTGACCTGTTATTGAGGAGTTGGTGCACAGACAATCACACAAaccctcactggcttccaacCTGCAAACattcctctgtgtttccattAGAATACCAAAAGATGAACTAAAGTAGAGGTACTGCTACGCATATTGACTCCATATGTCGGAAGCAGTGTCTACATTACAGAGGTTGCCTGATGCATTCTGATCTTACTGTGCTCAGTGGCATCTTGGTAACCACACAGTATTACCACATTGGTTATGTGGTAACCTTCCTGCCATTTTAGCTTTCTGGCACGGCATTGCAATATTTAAAGATGATATTTACAGTTTATAtactgcacagacacacagcttcTCAATGTCAATGTGTAACATGATTGTAATAAATCATTAGCTCATTAATGGAACCaataacacatacacagtacTGAATTTAGCACAGCAGTTTATTTACATTATGGCCCTCCACTTGTGAACTTGGCATCTTATACATACTGGTttgattatttaaaacaaaaaacattattatctACTAAAAAGTCTAAGGATTATAAATGCATAATGTGTTTGCtttggaaaaaaatgtaaaaaaagtaaGACTGGGGAGACATCCTGTTTGAAATcagagagacacaaaaaagagagcagagagtccTCAGTATACATATAACAGACTCGTAGCACAGCATAGCTACAGAGATCTCATCCTCTGTtctggttgggttagggttagggttatgtgtCAGGTTTTCTGATACAAAATGATAGCAGAAATGTGTCCGTATACCTTTGACTACACTTGAAAAACCATCAGACAAGAATTAGTTCACTGCAACCCAAAGCTTCACGAATTAGAAGTATTTGAAATCACGTAGACCAAACTGTTCATAATTTAAGAAAATCGACATTACTTTTTAAAGAAGAtgttaacaaaataacattttacacaaaatCAGATTACAATTGAATCCTGTACAGTTCTATGACCTCACACTGGAGTACACACATTGACTTGTGGTGTCTTCCCGCTGTCTTTTAGGTCGGTTGCCCTTGTGTCCCCGTAAAGCAGCGTAATGGAGGTTGTCTGCATCTTGATAACCCTGGTAAAGTAAAATAGTAGTGTGAATGTGTAAATGACAAAACAGTACATGACACAAATTAGTCTGAATTTACCAAATTGTATCATGGTATTTCAAAAGTAATGTTAATTTTGTcagctatttttttatttagtctaTCTcatttctcattctctctcaaatacacacaaatatttgGGTTTAGGGGAAAAACAGTCTGTATTAGTATTctgatttctcttttttgttaaTGAAAATAAGGAGTGATTTTagtaaagtttttatttttaaactacattttagACTCATCTTTTTCGTCAACTATATCGCACATTGATATACTGTAGTTGCAGTTAGTATTTCATAACATTACAACGTCATTGTCTCAacttaataatttaaaaaaggtcattaacaaacaaatatttcatCATAGTCTTGGTTAACAATATTAACTGTACCCAGCAGTTTATTGAAAAACGTCATATTTACCTCTGCATTTGATGGAGTGGAGGCTGCAATTCTTTCAGACTCTGTTGTGAAACAAAGAAAACGCTTTTTAGCTTTAAAGCCATAATCACTGAAGACAAGCTGTCAATAACAGTACCAGTTACCTTTGCCCTGGCAGCTGTGTTTCTTGTTCATCATGCACACTGAGAAACTCAATACAAGAACCAGGACGGTGGTGAACGTCAAAGCTCCACTCAAGATATTCACAAGAGAGTCATAAGAGCGCACATTATCTGTACAGAGACACATtgcaacacagagacacattacAACACAGAGccctttagtttttatttagagTTGAATTGaggagtaataataataactggaCAAAATGATACTCACCCCTTGGTTTGGTCCTGTCTCCAAACAGTATCTGTCCACATGAGGCGACAGCACAGTCCATCCCAGCATGAGATGAATTCAGACTTGGCAAGTTGTAGAcacaagtgtgtgtttctgtgctggtGTTCCTCTTACACTGATCATTCCTGCctccatgtgtgtaaatgagtcctGGATGAGATTCTTCCGAATTTTCGAACCAGTAAACACTGTGTTCTCCATCATCACAGGTCCCATTGTGTAATGCACACTTCAGAGCCCCAGAGGCTCCCTGCTGGTGTCTCTCAGATGCCAAATGATGGACTAAAGCTTGGATGTTCAAATCTGAGCCTTGTACAATGAGAGTAGTGCCCTCCGCAAACTCAAACTTGAATGAATGGCAACTGATACAGTAGTAAGTACCAGAGTCTGAAATACGTAATTTCGAGATTGTCAGGTGGTTCTTACCCTGATTAGTTTCCAATGTGAATCGTGGATCATTTTTGAACTCATCACTAAAAGTGCCTTTTTTATCATGTCTATAGAAAGTTGAGATGAGCCGTGGTTTCTGTCCCAGAGTTTGCTTATACCAGTAAAACATAGCTGCAACATCACCttgataaaaacatttcaaagtcACGTTGGCACCAATATTAGCTgataaaaatacactctcttGGCGTACAGATAAGGACAATTTAAGATTATTTGTGAgagctaaaaaagaaaagagacagaggacGTTTGCAATTAATACAATGATAAAAGTTGACTGAAATGATTGCAAGAAAATGCAAAATTGCAAAACTTACCAGTCCTTCCCAAGAACAGACATGTCAGATATAAAGCAAACTTCAGAGATGTCATCGTGATCAAAATACCTTGCTGAATGTAGAGGACCTCTATATGTTTTCTACTCTTAGAGAGAGGACGATGTTTGATTGGCTAACAAGAAATGACACTGCATGTCCTATTTTGGAAACACTGTACACAGGTTCAGCGCCTCCTCCATTGTCAGATTGTTGGTTCTCCAGACAAGACACATGGACATGGCTGGCATGAGCAGCAGTGAAAGTGTGAAAAGGTTTCTACAGGTGTTTAGAGAAGGCTTTGAGAGACAAACACTataacaaagacaaagaagCAGGATGTACAATCACACATCTCTTCTCAGGTAGAATTGAGTGCAGAAAACAGAACATTGAACCCCAAATTACACTGTGTGGGGTATGACGATTTATATTATGTATCGAAAAAGGATTGTGTGATTGTATAACTTTTTAtctgtaaaagtactgtagctccactttttttgttttgggaatgATTAGAATTTGTGGAGTTCAGGATATTATCTCCCAATCCACCATCACTCCCCCTTGTAATATAGAACATATTACTTGAATGTGAAATTTAAACCTGACTAAAACAAATCACCTGTTTTATGAGTAGTAACATTTCTCACActttattcaacatttttttgtgttttttttaaatgtatcactGTCAGTCAAAAGTTCAATCTTCAGTGTGCGACTTTGGCTCAGGAGGTACAGcaggttgtccactaatcagaatcagcggttcaattcccggctcctccagtccacatgtcgatgtgtcatCGGTCAAGATATTtcaccccaaattgctcccgatgtcTGGACCAATGGTGTATAGATGTGTATGTAAATATTAGCTTCCCCTTGCGTGAAAGCCCCTCCCATCAGTATATGTATGGGTGAATGTGagttgtagtgtaaaagcgctttgagcgGTCACTAGACTAGAAAAGCGacataagtacagtccatttacagtCCATCTTCCTGTAATTTGCAACCACTTAAGTTTCCACCAATGGAAAACTATTCACTAGTTTGCTGGAAACCAACTTCACAACCAGAGTGATAAAGGTGAATGCTGAGAATCGGCTAGATTTAAAAATGCAACTTACACTAATGTTAGTTAGTCAGAGGATGGCATTACTAGATCTTAGTAAGGTTTCAGTGACTGTCTAATAATACACAGTGATGTCTTTACTCTCATTTGATTGATTCttgttaaacaaaaaataataataataattagcaTTTGCAATTGCCTACAATGGCTCCCATCCAGTAGTTGTACCTTATTTGCTGATGTGTTTCACATTAAAGGGCTATTAAAGGGACAATTAGCTGATTTTCAATATTCCATGTATCTGTCACAGGTGTGGCATGTCTATAATATCCATAGTTGTCACCCACATTGTCTACCATGTGGACTGAAAGTTTTTGTCAGATGCTGTTGCCCATGGCAGCTCATGTAGTGCCAGTGTGTGGGACAACATTTGGCTTGAAGCTTtgctcaaagaaaaaaagaatcattgCTGACAGGAAGAAGAAGGCGGTGTGATTCTTTAACCAAGCCCAGCAGTGGCTTTTATATATGATGACGTCATTCTCTCAGCTGCTTTttccacacatacatacagtggcCATTGTTCTGTTGATGCAACAGTACATGTGATGGCAGAAATATGGGCTTTCTTTAGAAGGACATTATAAAAAGCTTATGTTAACTGCAAAGTCTTGAGAGCTTACACAGAGTTACACAGCACTCTAAATGATATTGATAAAAACCAagagcatatacagtatattaatggAGAGTTGTTAGGTGTACATATCTTGCTATTAGTTTATCATTTTTAGTATTCATATCGTGTCTCAGCTTATGGTTGCTGATTTGGTCATTATATGCTGATTTGGGCATTATAGTTAGACCGTGTGGCTGCTTTGCATGAAAACACTGaggacttcctgtttgaaaCTACTAAGACAAAGAGACCAGAGTATACAGTATAGTGAATGTCTTGACTGCTGACCACACAGAggataggaaaaaaaagatccacTAGTCTCTGGGTTTGTGATGTACCATAAACATATTTGACATTTAGGTAAGACTTTTTATCTATAATACTAAGGGTAAACTACACCATCTGACAGACAAATGGGAAATTACATGTTGGTAGGTGTTGTTGCCATTTTTGCTTTGAGAAAACCCAACGGGCTGTTTCTGAGTATGTGGAATGAGTCACGTCCGCATCTGATGAGCTTGAATTTTTACTTTCTGACTGTGTCCCTCTGGCCAATAACATTTCAGCACAGTATATGTGAGAACGCTTACTACTGTAGTGTGGCAGAGTTCTGCTTTTGAATGAGCAAGAAACCACAGACATGGACTGGATAACGTTCAAGTTCACTGTCTCAGACGTTCCGCTTTCACTTACTTATTCTCACTCACTTGTCTTTCTCTTACTCACTTTTAAAAGAAACCTTCAGcttcaaaaatgtttatttgcatGTCAAGTCAGgggaaacacagacagagaggaagcatATCCGAAAAATACATTATAGATTGATAGGCAAACTGAGAAAGCCATTTCTTCTGTGAGTGAAGTCAGGTTTACTGCTTTACAGTAGAGTACACGCATTCAGTCTGGGTATTGTCCCTCTGTCTTATTGACCTGCCGACATTGTTCTCTCTGAAAGCAGCGTAATGGAGGTCTTCTGCATCTGTGTAACTCTGAAAATTAAGTATAAAACAGTTAATCGCCACAATAGTGTACATCCTGTGtcttattgtgtattattttaggGTGATTGTACTGAATTGTGTCCATTCCCTGTACAGTATTGTTGTTGTAGTAGTGCAACTCTTTAAGAACACCCACCTCTGGATCTGGAGTCGAGGCTGCTGGCGATCTTTCTTCTAGttgtgaaaaagaaagaacaaatatCTTCAAAATTCACTAAGCTGGTGGTGTTGGGAAGACAAATTTAAGGATTTTCAAacctttgtattttattatcgATATACTTAACGGGAAACGAATCGTTGCACAGTGTGACATATtggagataaataaatagagatccaaactaaaactattttGTACACTGGCACCATttaacagtacagtacaaagtTTCTTGTGGCACTTGAAACATACTGATGAAGTTGATAAaccatgaaaatatattttaacgCTACGTAGAAGTGTCTTGATTTATTTGACTAGTTATTCAGCTTCCAATAGCTGTTAGCCTACCTTTACACTGGCAGCAGTTTCTTTTCATTGTATATGCTGCATATGCCAGTAGAACAATCAGGATGGTGTTGAATCCCAAAGCTCCAATCAAGAAGTATACCAAGCCAAATGAGTCCACTTCATCTACTGATTTAGCTGATAGGAGACATTACAGTTTTAGGAATATTGAGTAGCTAGAAACTATAACCACATATGAAACAACCAGAAAGTTACTTACAGCCAACATCCAGTTTGGTCCTTTTCCCAAACAGTATCTGTCCACATGAGGCGACAGCACAGTAGTAGGTCCCAGCATGTGAAAGATTCAGACTCTTCATTGGCAAGTTGtagacacaggtgtgtgtttgtgtgctggtgttcctctcacactgatcattcctgcctccatgtgtgtaaatgagtcctGGATGAGATTCTTCAGAGTTTTTGAACCAGTAAACACTGTGTTCTCCATCACCACAGGTCCCATTGTGTACTACACAGTTCACAGAGCCTCCTGGCTGGATGCTCTCCGATGCCGACTGATGGACTAAAGCTTGGATGTTTAAACCTGAACCCTTTACACTTACAATGATTTCCTCCTCAAAttctaaatgaaatgaatagcTGCTTGCACAGTAATAAGTCGCTGAGTCAGAAATATGTAAATTAGAGATTGTCAAGTGATTGTTACCATCTTTTGTGTCCAGTTTGAAACGAGAATTGTTGAATTCATCATGAAAGGTGCCACTTTTATGTTTATACAAGGTAGATATGAGCCTTGGTTCCTGCCCCAGAAGTTGCTTGTACCAGTAAAACATCACTGCTTCACCTTCAGAGAAACACTGCAAAGTCACGCTTTCACCAACATTAGctgaataaaaagtgttttgttgACGCACATACTTTGGCGATTCCAGATTACTCATCTGGgctgaagagaaaagagatcCAGAAAGTACACATTTAAATCCATGATAAAAGTAAATTATAGTGATCGTGCAAATAAATTGGAATCATAtcaaaaacacttcaaaataaacAACTTACCTGAagtccccccaaaaaaacaagtCAGGTACAAAGCAATCGTTAGAGGTGTCATCGTGTTCAAGATGCTGCGCTGAAAGGATTGAATCTCAGTATGTTCTCTACTCTTCAGAGAGAGGACTCTATTTGATTGGCTAGTGAGAAGTAACACCTAATGTCCACATGTGGAACCAATGAACACATCTAAAGTGCTGCCTTGAATGCAGTGCATTAAGAAAGACCTGTGAGATCAAACAAGGCTTTGGAGAGACGTTCCCCTCATCTGATTTCTGCTCTTATGTTCCATACATGCAGTTAGGCTCTGTAATGTCCGGTTGGTGTGAATTTGTGGAGTGGCTCTTAGAAAATTCACTCATCTTACTGTGATACTTGCATTGTGCTCTGTAATATATAATTTGGATACTTTAAGATTATGTAACATTTCAAATATATCCTGAATATCACATGACATCTCCACAAATCAGTAGCAAATATTAAAGGAGCATTTGTCAGATGTGCAACCCTCTGTGTATTAATAATGGGGGGCCATGCCTTTCTAAAGTGTTCTGCTCTAACTTTCACTTGAAactgtgagatttttttttcattgccaAAAGTTGGTGTATTTGTGTACCCCAACATTATGTTCATATTATGTCAACAAAGTTTATGTATTATGAAAAGTGTTGTTGGTTCTTGTGATTATTGGTAACTGTAGTTTGTTATGTGGGGATGTTTATTGCTTTACCTCCATGGCCACAGTTTGAATGTAATGAGGTTGAATGTAATGCCTGTGTGTTGGCACAACTCAGGCAGGTACAATACCTGATGTACAGAGTaactcttattatttattggtttTGGACTTTTTAACCCTGTTTTAACTCCTAATATGACACAATATGAAAAGTGATAACAGAGTATCTAATCATTACAACTTAATGTAGTAGTTTGATTGCTATAATCATGTCTTCTGATCTGCTTGAAACAGTCAGGGCATTAAAGTTATACTGTGGGCGGCTGtgcatgaaaacacagcagatttCCTGCttgaaaccacaaaaacaaagaaagcagagggTCCTACTGAAGATCATGAAGACCAGAGTTTAATGAGAGTGAATCTTTCAACTGCCGACCACACACAGGCTAAAAAAAGAACACCTCACATCTCTGGGTGTGTGATGTGCAatctgtaca from Scomber japonicus isolate fScoJap1 chromosome 22, fScoJap1.pri, whole genome shotgun sequence harbors:
- the LOC128383706 gene encoding uncharacterized protein LOC128383706 translates to MTSLKFALYLTCLFLGRTALTNNLKLSLSVRQESVFLSANIGANVTLKCFYQGDVAAMFYWYKQTLGQKPRLISTFYRHDKKGTFSDEFKNDPRFTLETNQGKNHLTISKLRISDSGTYYCISCHSFKFEFAEGTTLIVQGSDLNIQALVHHLASERHQQGASGALKCALHNGTCDDGEHSVYWFENSEESHPGLIYTHGGRNDQCKRNTSTETHTCVYNLPSLNSSHAGMDCAVASCGQILFGDRTKPRDNVRSYDSLVNILSGALTFTTVLVLVLSFSVCMMNKKHSCQGKESERIAASTPSNAEGYQDADNLHYAALRGHKGNRPKRQREDTTSQCVYSSVRS
- the LOC128383433 gene encoding uncharacterized protein LOC128383433; this translates as MTPLTIALYLTCFFGGTSAQMSNLESPKYVRQQNTFYSANVGESVTLQCFSEGEAVMFYWYKQLLGQEPRLISTLYKHKSGTFHDEFNNSRFKLDTKDGNNHLTISNLHISDSATYYCASSYSFHLEFEEEIIVSVKGSGLNIQALVHQSASESIQPGGSVNCVVHNGTCGDGEHSVYWFKNSEESHPGLIYTHGGRNDQCERNTSTQTHTCVYNLPMKSLNLSHAGTYYCAVASCGQILFGKRTKLDVGYEVDSFGLVYFLIGALGFNTILIVLLAYAAYTMKRNCCQCKEERSPAASTPDPESYTDAEDLHYAAFRENNVGRSIRQRDNTQTECVYSTVKQ
- the LOC128383431 gene encoding uncharacterized protein LOC128383431; translated protein: MVTSPAFAFCLTCLFMGKIAQVANLMQSTTVHQESGFISATVGDNLILKCFFTSDAARYYWYKQTMGQKPRSISITSKFDKNGTFYDEFKNDPRFTLETNIGRNHLMISDLHISDSATYYCASGYSLVLEFAKGTTVNVKGSGLNTQTWVHQSTSESIQPGGSVTLNCVSVHAGTCDDGEHSVYWFKYSEESHPGLIYTHGGRNDQCQRNTSTQTNTCVYNLPIKSLNLSHAGTYYCAVASCGQILFGNGTKLDVEHVSFVLVYFLSGALAITIILCVILAILAFKIGKRPNCQCTECQARVSAASTSTEGYQDADSLHYAALSVNGANRRRKQDQTFSECVYSSVKQYN